The Neisseria animaloris genome segment TTGTGGGCAGGCCGTCTGAAAAACGATGAAGCGGAGCAGGGCTTGTGTTTGATTAGCGGCGAGTCAGCGCCGATTGCGCGGCTGCATCCGGCGATTAAGGGCGTGTTCGGCGGGCAGAGTTCGGGCGGCTCGATTATCTCGTTCAATAAAGAATCGTTCACTTCTTTCGGTAAAGAGCAGGGCGCAAATGCGCCGGTGTCGGAAGTGTCTGCTTTTGCCTATACCACCGCACTCAATTACTTGTTGCGCCGTGAAAACGGCCATTGCCTGACCATCGGCGATGCTAGCACCGTTTTTTGGGCGGAGGCCAATACCCCCGAACAAGCCGCCGCTGCCGAAGCCTGTTTTGCCGATATGCTTGATCCGCCTGACGACGAGCAAGAAAACCAAAAAATCTTCAATATTTTGGCGCAAGTGGCCAAAGGGCGCCCGCTTCGGGAAATCGATCCGAATTTGGACGACCAAACCCGCTTTTACATTCTGGGCTTGGCACTCAATGCCTCGCGCATTTCCATCCGTTTTTGGCTGGATACCACGTTTGGCAAGCTGGCGGAACATTTGGAGCAGCACTGGCGGGATTTGGCACTTGAGCCGCGTGCATGGAAAACGCCGCCGTCGATTTGGCGTTTGCTGGTTCAGACGGCTCCTTTGGGTAAGAGCGAAAACATATCTCCCGTGTTGGCCGGCGAGATGACCCGCGCCGTGATCGGCGGCACACCCTATCCCATGAGTTTGTTGTCACAACTGATTGCCCGCATCCGTGCCGACGGCGATGCCAACAGCCTGCGCGTTGCCATGATTAAGGCTGTGTTGCAGCGGCGTTTCAGAAAATGTTTGATTAAAGAGGAGATTCCCATGAGTTTGGAAACCGAAAACCGCAACACGGCTTATTTGCTCGGCAGGTTGTTTGCCGTGCTGGAGCGCATTCAAAATCAGGCATTGGGCGATTTGAATGCCGGTATTGCCGACCGTTATTACGGCTCCGCTTCCGCCGTACCGTTTTCCGTATTTCCGCGTTTATTGAGCGGCGCAAAACATCATCTGTCGCGCCTGCGCAAAGACAAGGCAGGCATGGCCGTGAACTTGGATAAAGATTTGGGCGGCATCATCGCAGGGCTACCTGAAACCTTTCCGCGCCATTTGAGCATAGAAGAACAAGGCCGCTTCGCCATCGGCTATTACCACCAAAAACAAAGCTATTTCGCCAAGAAAGATTCCGCAGAAACCCAATCACATGAAGGAGAATGAAAATGTCTATTCAAAACCGCTATGAATTCGTGTTTTTCTTCGACGTAAGCAACGGCAACCCCAACGGCGACCCCGATGCAGGCAATATGCCGCGCCTCGATCCCGAATCCAGCAAAGGCTTGGTAACCGATGTGTGCCTGAAACGCAAAATCCGCAACTTTGTCGAACTGGCCAACGAAAACCAAGCAGGCTATGAAATTTATGTGAAAGAAAAAAGCGTGCTCAACTTGCAAAACAAACGCGC includes the following:
- the cas8c gene encoding type I-C CRISPR-associated protein Cas8c/Csd1 yields the protein MILTSLVRYYRRLAAENDVAGNPKVPPYGFSEEKIGWVLVLNSDGLLVDMVPHFTTEGKKTQPRLMSVPRPEKRTSGVKPNFLWDKTAYALGVEANKDKATAKEQPFRPSEKTFAAFRELHLEALKDTQDEGLLALRRFLERWQPEQFVHPPCQPDMLDANVVFRLDGTHGYIHQREAAQALWAGRLKNDEAEQGLCLISGESAPIARLHPAIKGVFGGQSSGGSIISFNKESFTSFGKEQGANAPVSEVSAFAYTTALNYLLRRENGHCLTIGDASTVFWAEANTPEQAAAAEACFADMLDPPDDEQENQKIFNILAQVAKGRPLREIDPNLDDQTRFYILGLALNASRISIRFWLDTTFGKLAEHLEQHWRDLALEPRAWKTPPSIWRLLVQTAPLGKSENISPVLAGEMTRAVIGGTPYPMSLLSQLIARIRADGDANSLRVAMIKAVLQRRFRKCLIKEEIPMSLETENRNTAYLLGRLFAVLERIQNQALGDLNAGIADRYYGSASAVPFSVFPRLLSGAKHHLSRLRKDKAGMAVNLDKDLGGIIAGLPETFPRHLSIEEQGRFAIGYYHQKQSYFAKKDSAETQSHEGE